One Saccharopolyspora erythraea NRRL 2338 genomic region harbors:
- a CDS encoding maleylpyruvate isomerase family mycothiol-dependent enzyme, whose product MPILSFDRCRAEIVAQTDLLRSAVAGADLTAPVPTCPGWNLGQLLRHVGAAHRWVEEVVRTRASEPVEERINDLAGYTDEDAAVLDAWLADGAARLAETLREAGPDARVWTVAPGGTPVFWARRMVHETAVHRCDAALVAGAEFDVDAEVAVDALDEWMDFGTLAQVFEESPGIRDLLGPGRSLHLHATDAPPEAGAEWLVDLSGEPVTWRRAHEKAAVAVRGPLSGLLLTIYGRKPAPGAEVEIVGDAELFHAWLDCVSFWLRDEG is encoded by the coding sequence ATGCCGATCTTGAGCTTCGACCGCTGCCGCGCGGAGATCGTGGCGCAGACCGACCTGCTGCGCTCCGCGGTCGCGGGCGCCGACCTGACGGCACCGGTGCCGACGTGCCCGGGCTGGAACCTCGGCCAGTTGCTGCGGCACGTCGGCGCCGCCCACCGCTGGGTCGAGGAGGTCGTGCGGACCCGGGCGTCCGAGCCGGTCGAGGAGCGGATCAACGACCTCGCCGGCTACACCGACGAGGACGCCGCTGTGCTTGACGCCTGGCTCGCCGACGGTGCGGCTCGGCTCGCCGAGACCCTGCGCGAGGCGGGGCCGGACGCGCGGGTGTGGACCGTCGCCCCGGGCGGGACGCCGGTGTTCTGGGCCCGCCGGATGGTGCACGAGACCGCGGTCCACCGCTGCGACGCCGCGCTGGTCGCCGGCGCGGAGTTCGACGTGGACGCCGAGGTCGCCGTCGACGCGCTCGACGAGTGGATGGACTTCGGCACGCTGGCGCAGGTCTTCGAGGAGAGCCCGGGGATCCGCGACCTGCTCGGCCCAGGCCGCTCCCTGCACCTGCACGCCACCGACGCCCCGCCGGAGGCGGGCGCGGAGTGGCTGGTCGACCTGTCCGGCGAGCCGGTCACCTGGCGGCGAGCGCACGAGAAGGCCGCGGTGGCGGTGCGCGGACCGCTCAGCGGGCTGCTGCTCACCATCTACGGGCGCAAGCCCGCCCCCGGCGCCGAGGTCGAGATCGTCGGCGACGCGGAGCTGTTCCACGCGTGGCTGGACTGCGTCAGCTTCTGGCTCCGGGACGAGGGCTGA
- a CDS encoding 2-dehydropantoate 2-reductase, with translation MGEQRIAVIGAGAVGAVLAEAAHAAGHQVTMCVRTPFEKLVVDGPDGSTELPVEIVTSAERVPEVDRVLLTTKVQDVATAEPWLHAFDDGRTPVVVVQNGVEHEESVSALGWSGPVLPALIYVGAERVAPGHVVRRTRARVVVPAGEPGSALPELPADVRVESTGDFRTEAWRKMLMNVAANPITALTMRRLDVLDEPGVRELCAAVLAEAVEVARAEGAELTSADADKVVDAYRTGFSPDNGTSMLYDRLAGLPTEHEHISGPVVRAGRRHGIATPMNQALLTLMRAVRPGGTG, from the coding sequence GTGGGTGAACAGCGAATCGCGGTCATCGGAGCCGGCGCCGTCGGCGCGGTCCTGGCGGAGGCGGCGCACGCGGCGGGCCACCAGGTCACCATGTGCGTCCGGACACCTTTCGAGAAGCTGGTCGTGGACGGTCCCGACGGCAGCACCGAACTGCCCGTCGAGATCGTCACCTCCGCGGAGCGGGTCCCCGAGGTCGACCGTGTGCTGCTGACGACCAAGGTCCAGGACGTCGCGACCGCCGAGCCGTGGCTGCACGCCTTCGACGACGGCCGCACGCCGGTCGTGGTGGTGCAGAACGGCGTCGAGCACGAGGAGTCGGTGTCGGCGCTGGGCTGGAGCGGTCCCGTGCTGCCCGCGCTGATCTACGTCGGTGCCGAGCGGGTCGCGCCCGGGCACGTGGTCCGGCGGACCCGCGCCAGGGTCGTCGTCCCGGCCGGCGAGCCGGGCTCGGCGCTGCCGGAGCTGCCTGCGGACGTGCGGGTCGAGTCCACCGGCGACTTCCGGACCGAGGCGTGGCGCAAGATGCTGATGAACGTCGCGGCCAACCCGATCACCGCGCTCACCATGCGCCGCCTCGACGTCCTCGACGAGCCCGGTGTGCGCGAGCTGTGCGCGGCGGTGCTGGCCGAGGCGGTGGAGGTCGCGCGCGCCGAGGGCGCCGAGCTGACCTCCGCCGACGCCGACAAGGTCGTCGACGCCTATCGGACCGGTTTCTCCCCGGACAACGGCACCTCGATGCTCTACGACCGGCTGGCGGGGCTGCCCACCGAACACGAGCACATCAGCGGCCCGGTCGTGCGGGCCGGGCGGCGGCACGGCATCGCCACGCCGATGAACCAGGCGCTGCTGACGCTGATGCGCGCGGTGCGGCCTGGCGGCACGGGCTGA